One Glaciihabitans arcticus DNA window includes the following coding sequences:
- a CDS encoding FAD-binding dehydrogenase gives MTSDAIVIGAGLSGLVATAELVAAGKRVTVLEQEPEASFGGQAWWSFGGLFLIDSPEQRRMGIKDSFELARQDWFGSAGFDRPEDNWPRQWAEAYLQFAATEKRSWLRERGVSFFPVVGWAERGGYGANGHGNSVPRFHITWGTGPGVVAPFERIVREGVERGLVTLKFRHRVDGLVTRGGAVVGARGAILAPDNAGRGAASNREMTGDFELEAGAVIVTSGGIGGNHEQVRKQWPARMGEPPKHMLSGVPAHVDGRMLGISEQAGANLINGDRMWHYVEGITNFDPVWASHGIRILPGPSSLWLDATGTRLPVPLFPGFDTLGTLEHLRTTGHDHSWFILTQKIIEKEFALSGSEQNPDLTGKSVRELLRQRLGKGATEPVEAFKAKGADFVVADTLEKLFEGMRALSPDVEIDFARVRLEVEGRDRELDNDFSKDSQINAIRQARHYRGDKLIRVAPPHKLEDPSAGPLIAVKLHVLTRKSLGGIETNLSGQALDATGSPIPGLYAAGEASGFGGGGVHGYRSLEGTFLGGCIFSGRQAGRAVAGLGDTTLN, from the coding sequence ATGACCTCAGACGCCATAGTCATCGGAGCGGGACTCTCCGGGCTCGTCGCCACAGCGGAGCTCGTGGCCGCCGGCAAGCGGGTCACCGTGCTCGAGCAGGAGCCCGAGGCGAGCTTCGGCGGGCAAGCGTGGTGGTCGTTCGGCGGGCTGTTCCTCATCGACTCCCCCGAGCAGCGGCGGATGGGCATCAAAGACTCGTTCGAACTGGCCCGGCAGGACTGGTTCGGGTCGGCCGGCTTCGACCGCCCCGAGGACAACTGGCCGCGCCAGTGGGCGGAGGCCTACCTGCAGTTCGCGGCCACCGAGAAGCGGTCGTGGCTTCGTGAGAGGGGCGTGAGCTTCTTCCCCGTCGTCGGCTGGGCGGAGCGCGGCGGCTACGGCGCGAACGGGCACGGCAACTCCGTGCCCCGCTTCCACATCACCTGGGGCACCGGTCCCGGCGTGGTCGCGCCCTTCGAGCGCATCGTGCGCGAGGGGGTTGAGAGGGGCCTCGTGACCCTGAAGTTCCGGCACCGCGTCGACGGACTCGTGACGCGCGGAGGCGCCGTGGTGGGAGCGCGCGGCGCCATCCTCGCCCCTGATAACGCGGGGCGCGGTGCGGCCAGCAACCGCGAGATGACGGGAGACTTCGAACTCGAGGCCGGCGCGGTCATCGTGACCAGCGGCGGTATCGGCGGCAACCACGAGCAGGTGCGCAAGCAGTGGCCGGCGCGCATGGGCGAGCCGCCGAAGCACATGCTGAGCGGTGTGCCCGCGCACGTCGACGGACGGATGCTCGGCATCTCCGAGCAGGCCGGGGCGAACCTCATCAACGGCGATCGAATGTGGCACTACGTCGAGGGCATCACCAACTTCGACCCGGTGTGGGCGAGCCACGGCATTCGCATCCTGCCTGGTCCCTCGAGCCTGTGGCTGGACGCGACCGGCACGCGCCTGCCCGTTCCGCTGTTCCCCGGATTCGACACGCTCGGCACGCTCGAGCACCTGCGCACGACGGGGCACGACCACTCCTGGTTCATCCTCACCCAGAAGATCATCGAGAAGGAGTTCGCGCTCTCGGGCAGCGAGCAGAACCCCGATCTGACCGGCAAGAGCGTGCGCGAGCTGCTGCGCCAGCGGCTCGGCAAGGGCGCGACCGAGCCGGTCGAGGCGTTCAAGGCGAAGGGTGCTGACTTCGTGGTGGCCGACACGCTCGAGAAGCTCTTCGAAGGCATGCGGGCGCTCAGCCCCGACGTCGAAATCGACTTCGCGCGGGTGCGGCTCGAGGTCGAGGGGCGCGACCGCGAGCTCGACAACGACTTCTCCAAGGACTCGCAGATCAACGCGATTCGACAGGCGCGGCACTACCGGGGCGACAAGCTCATTCGCGTCGCTCCCCCGCACAAGCTCGAGGACCCGTCGGCCGGCCCGCTCATCGCGGTGAAGCTGCACGTGCTCACCCGCAAGAGCCTCGGCGGCATCGAGACGAACCTTTCCGGACAGGCTCTGGATGCCACGGGCTCGCCCATTCCCGGACTGTACGCGGCCGGCGAAGCGAGCGGCTTCGGAGGTGGCGGCGTGCATGGATACCGCTCGCTCGAGGGCACGTTCCTCGGCGGCTGCATCTTCAGCGGTCGTCAGGCGGGTCGGGCTGTCGCGGGGCTGGGCGATACGACGCTCAACTAA
- a CDS encoding DUF2510 domain-containing protein, whose translation MSIDGTPTTPEGWYPDPSGAPKSRWWDGTAWTEHYHDPSAPVDASPAAVGSATITAPVTSTGSGPYTLWLWIIIGLLAVSFLSLVTFDFQGYVLASAYSVNDPFAIFTPGYFLMLGVSFIAYWGTVALAFFDHKELKARGIASPFHWAFAFISSLVYLVGRSIVLKRRIGSGMLPLWVSVGYVVACVIVVIVWVVSTVALITSISNGFS comes from the coding sequence ATGAGCATCGATGGAACACCCACCACCCCGGAGGGCTGGTACCCCGATCCCTCCGGAGCCCCGAAGAGCCGCTGGTGGGATGGCACGGCCTGGACCGAGCACTATCACGACCCCTCGGCGCCCGTCGATGCGAGCCCCGCGGCCGTGGGTTCCGCGACCATCACCGCCCCCGTTACGTCCACCGGCAGCGGTCCGTACACCCTGTGGCTCTGGATCATCATCGGCCTGCTCGCCGTCTCGTTCCTGTCCCTCGTGACCTTCGACTTCCAGGGCTACGTGCTCGCCTCGGCGTACTCCGTCAACGACCCGTTCGCCATCTTCACGCCCGGCTACTTCCTGATGCTCGGGGTGAGCTTCATCGCCTACTGGGGCACCGTGGCTCTCGCCTTCTTCGACCACAAGGAGCTCAAGGCCCGCGGCATCGCGTCGCCGTTCCACTGGGCGTTCGCGTTCATCTCCTCGCTCGTCTACCTCGTCGGTCGCTCGATCGTGCTCAAGCGCCGCATCGGCAGCGGCATGCTGCCGCTCTGGGTCTCCGTCGGTTACGTCGTCGCCTGCGTCATCGTGGTCATCGTGTGGGTTGTCTCGACCGTCGCCCTCATCACCTCGATCAGCAACGGCTTCAGTTGA
- a CDS encoding DUF2510 domain-containing protein, which translates to MSTVIAGWYPDPAGSGRSRWWDGTQWTESYETPYTLAPQTLAAPVGTPAYNNWIWAIVGLLAVRTLLSGVPLVIPGYFESSASGATTGEFAMVDLVTGVISWILYGVTVALAYFDWRTLRDSGVPKPFHWAFAFLPTPVYLIGRAVVTRRRTGKGFATLWIAIVYMALSFIAFIGIVVAASIYAVDNLPGV; encoded by the coding sequence TTGAGCACCGTCATCGCGGGCTGGTACCCCGATCCCGCAGGATCCGGCCGCAGTCGCTGGTGGGATGGCACGCAGTGGACAGAGAGCTACGAGACGCCCTACACGCTCGCGCCGCAGACGCTCGCCGCACCGGTCGGCACCCCCGCCTACAACAACTGGATCTGGGCGATCGTCGGACTGCTCGCCGTGCGCACGTTGCTCAGCGGGGTACCGCTCGTCATCCCCGGCTACTTCGAGAGCTCCGCGTCGGGAGCGACCACGGGTGAGTTCGCCATGGTCGACCTCGTCACCGGCGTCATCAGCTGGATCCTGTACGGCGTCACCGTCGCCCTCGCCTACTTCGATTGGCGCACGCTGCGCGACTCGGGTGTGCCGAAGCCGTTCCACTGGGCGTTCGCGTTCCTGCCGACCCCGGTCTACCTGATCGGACGCGCGGTCGTCACCCGCCGTCGCACCGGAAAGGGTTTCGCGACCCTGTGGATCGCGATCGTCTACATGGCGCTGTCATTTATCGCGTTCATCGGCATCGTCGTCGCTGCCAGCATCTACGCGGTGGACAACCTCCCGGGCGTCTAG